TTATAATTTATAAACCGCCCATGTCATATTTGCATGGGCGGTTTTGTTTTTTGATCAATACTTTTGCGCTGCAATAACACAGCCATGAATCAACAGAAAGCTTTTTTATTTGACCTGAACGGAACAATGATCGATGATATGCATTATCATATCAAAGCATGGCATGGAATACTGAATGAACTTGGCGCAAATATTTCGATGGAGCGAATGAAGGAAGAATGTTATGGGAAAAATGATGAACTGCTTGAGCGGATGTTCCCCGGCCGTTTTACGGAAGCAGAGAAACAGGTAATGAGTCTTGAAAAAGAAAAGCAATACCAGCAGGAGTTCAAGCCTTATTTAAAACTGCTACCAGGTTTGGATACATTTCTTGCAACTGCAAAACGCAACAACATTCAAATGGCAATCGGTTCAGCAGCCATCATGTTCAATATAGATTTTGTGTTAGACAACCTGCATATCCGTAATCATTTCGCTGCATTGGTCAGTGCCGATGATGTGGCCGTAAGCAAACCCGATCCTGAAACATTTGTAAAATGTGCTGAACGTTTAAGCATTGAACCAGCCAACTGTATTGTATTTGAAGATGCACCAAAAGGAGTGGAGAGTGCAAAACGTGCCGGTATGAAAGCGGTGGTGCTGACTACGATGCACGAAGAACATGAGTTTATGGCAAATGATCATGTGCTGTTGTTTGTGAAAGATTTTACAGATGAACGTTTGGTTTCACTGTTTAATTGATCCTACCGCAGCAACTACATTAAATTGTAATGATCAGCAATATTTTTCAGTTAGTTCTTTCAGTACTCCTTTTCTTTCTGCTCTTTTAGCTTTACTCATTATTAAAGAAAAAAGTAAACCTAATGGACCTGTTGCTCTCGTATCGGAAAGTTTGAGAAGTAGTGCCAAATGATCAAGTTTTTTAGGAATTCCAGTTTTCGTTGTTAATCCATCTTCAGCAAGACCATAAGCGATCTTAACTCCCTGCAAAAATCCTTCATGGCCGGGAACGATCTTTACCTGGAAACGAATGGTCTCATTACCCGGATTAAAAAAATGATGCAATTCGCCCGCCTTGACAGTAGAACTATTTCCCGGTTTTAAAATAACTTTCTCCTTTCCGAGTCTGACTCCCAAATTTCCATTCAGAGGAATAAATTCTTCCGAAAAAGAAGTATGATAATGCAAACCGTTTCCTCCTTTTGGATCTAATTCAATTTCCAGGAGCAGATACTCATGATTAGTTTCTTTTGGAGATTTTAAAACCGTAACCCGATCTTTAAATTTCGGATTTTGAAATACTCGTTTTTCCATATCTTTTTTTTTGTAAAACTATTATCCTCATTAAAACAGTTGCTGCCTGATTGAATGAGTTGCATTTTTGGCGAACTGAATTGTACAATTAATAGATTCGGCTAAAACAGGAGGTTGATTCACGACTATCGCAAAAAAATATTGTAACTAATTTTGAGCCCTTGTTGATATAACTGCTTATAAAAGCCATCACAGTTATTGTTTAATTGACCTTATGCAAACACATGAACTGTTGTGTTCAACAGACATTCACCCAAAAAATGAGAATTGGCTTGGTGACACTACAATGAAGATGGCGAATTGCAACTGCTTAGAAATCAATTTCTCCAATTTTCTGAAAAGTGCTTTTGTATCGTATATTTAGGTGTTAGTAGCCATGTTTAGACAACCTCTATGCGAATAATCATCACAACATTTTTAGTTGCCTTTTACTCTATAGCGACTGGACAAAAAATTGAGTATCGCCATGACAGTTTGTTTGTTAACAACTTTTATGTTGACGCACAAACAAATAAAGCCACTGTAGACAGTTTACTAAATACAAAAGGCAAGACAAAGACTTCAAAAGACAATGACAAAATAAATCCAGCAACAGGCAAAAAAGTAGTGAGGACAACTGACTTCTATTATGACCTTGGTCTATTCTTTCGCAGGTATGACTATGACACAACCAAACTTTCTGTTGGTATCAAACTCAGTCGTGACACAGACCAGAAAGAAGATAAGCAAAGTGAATTGACTGAACCCTTCAAAGGACAATTGTTCATTGCGGATAATTATATCAACGAAAAACGAACAATTGAGCAGTTGCAACAACTAAAAAACTGTAGTGTGACTGTTAGCCAGGCTTCATTAGGTTCATATTCTACAATTATCGGTGGCGACATAATCTATGAGCAAAATATTATCAGGCTTTCATTCGACAAAAAGACAAAAGAACTAAAGTCTGTTTTTATTCACCACAACTTTAAAGACAGATAACACGGCTACTAACATTGCATTTGTGTTA
The DNA window shown above is from Lacibacter sp. H375 and carries:
- a CDS encoding HAD family hydrolase gives rise to the protein MNQQKAFLFDLNGTMIDDMHYHIKAWHGILNELGANISMERMKEECYGKNDELLERMFPGRFTEAEKQVMSLEKEKQYQQEFKPYLKLLPGLDTFLATAKRNNIQMAIGSAAIMFNIDFVLDNLHIRNHFAALVSADDVAVSKPDPETFVKCAERLSIEPANCIVFEDAPKGVESAKRAGMKAVVLTTMHEEHEFMANDHVLLFVKDFTDERLVSLFN
- a CDS encoding cupin domain-containing protein; translation: MEKRVFQNPKFKDRVTVLKSPKETNHEYLLLEIELDPKGGNGLHYHTSFSEEFIPLNGNLGVRLGKEKVILKPGNSSTVKAGELHHFFNPGNETIRFQVKIVPGHEGFLQGVKIAYGLAEDGLTTKTGIPKKLDHLALLLKLSDTRATGPLGLLFSLIMSKAKRAERKGVLKELTEKYC